In Mastacembelus armatus chromosome 5, fMasArm1.2, whole genome shotgun sequence, a single genomic region encodes these proteins:
- the idh3b gene encoding isocitrate dehydrogenase [NAD] subunit beta, mitochondrial isoform X2 encodes MAATLRGGLVTLVKGLSSPQWQQLASRPLTLSASLCGPEAPPARADATFKVTMVPGDGVGPELMTAVKEVFKSGDIPVEFEEFHLSEVQNMASEEKLEQVLTSMKNNKVAIKGKIHTPMEFKGELASYEMKLRRKLDLFANVVHVNSLPGYSTRHNNLDLVIIREQTEGEYSALEHESVTGVIESLKIITRKKSRRIAKFAFDYATKKGRSKVTAVHKANIMKLGDGLFLQSCAEVAQLYPKIKYENIIIDNCCMQLVQNPYQFDVLVMPNLYGNIIDNLAAGLVGGAGVVPGESYSAEYAVFETGARHPFAQAVGRNIANPTAMLLSAANMLRHLNLEYHSQMVSDAVKRVIKQGKVRTGDLGGYATSDEFTRAVIANLVV; translated from the exons ATGGCGGCCACCCTGAGAGGAGGCTTGGTGACACTGGTCAAG GGCCTGAGCAGCCCGCAGTGGCAGCAGCTGGCCTCTCGACCACTGACTCTATCTGCTAGTCTCTGTGGTCCAGAAGCCCCGCCGGCCCGTGCTGATGCTACCTTCAAGGTCACAATGGTGCCAGGTGATGGAGTGGGACCTGAGCTGATGACTGCTGTAAAGGAAGTGTTTAAG TCTGGAGATATCCCGGTAGAATTTGAGGAGTTCCACCTGAGTGAGGTACAGAACATGGCAAGTGAAGAGAAACTGGAGCAAGTGTTGACTTCTATGAAGAATAACAAAGTGGCTATTAAAG GAAAGATTCACACCCCCATGGAGTTCAAAGGGGAACTAGCTTCATATGAGATGAAACTGAG GCGTAAACTGGACCTGTTTGCTAATGTGGTTCACGTGAACAGTCTGCCGGGCTACAGCACTCGCCACAACAACCTGGATCTGGTCATCATCCGTGAACAGACTGAGGGGGAGTACAGCGCCCTGGAGCATGAG AGTGTTACGGGTGTGATTGAATCACTGAAGATCATCACCAGAAAGAAGTCACGGCGCATCGCCAAGTTTGCCTTTGATTATGCCACCAAAAAGGGGCGGAGCAAGGTCACAGCTGTTCACAAAGCCAATATTAT GAAATTAGGAGATGGCCTCTTTCTGCAGAGCTGTGCTGAAGTGGCACAACTGTaccccaaaataaaatatgagaaCATAATCATTGATAACTGTTGTATGCAG CTAGTCCAGAACCCGTACCAGTTTGATGTGCTGGTGATGCCGAACCTGTATGGTAACATTATCGATAACCTGGCAGCAGGGCTGGTTGGAGGAGCAGGAGTTGTTCCTGGGGAAAGCTACAGTGCAGAGTATGCTGTGTTTGAAACT GGTGCACGCCACCCCTTTGCACAAGCTGTAGGAAGGAACATTGCCAACCCCACAGCCATGCTGCTCAGTGCTGCCAACATGCTCAGGCACCTCAA CTTGGAATATCACTCGCAAATGGTGTCAGATGCTGTCAAGAGGGTCATCAAACAGGGAAAG GTGCGCACTGGAGACCTAGGGGGCTATGCAACAAGCGACGAGTTCACCCGGGCTGTCATTGCTAACCTGGTGGTCTAA
- the idh3b gene encoding isocitrate dehydrogenase [NAD] subunit beta, mitochondrial isoform X1, translating to MAATLRGGLVTLVKGLSSPQWQQLASRPLTLSASLCGPEAPPARADATFKVTMVPGDGVGPELMTAVKEVFKSGDIPVEFEEFHLSEVQNMASEEKLEQVLTSMKNNKVAIKGKIHTPMEFKGELASYEMKLRRKLDLFANVVHVNSLPGYSTRHNNLDLVIIREQTEGEYSALEHESVTGVIESLKIITRKKSRRIAKFAFDYATKKGRSKVTAVHKANIMKLGDGLFLQSCAEVAQLYPKIKYENIIIDNCCMQLVQNPYQFDVLVMPNLYGNIIDNLAAGLVGGAGVVPGESYSAEYAVFETGARHPFAQAVGRNIANPTAMLLSAANMLRHLNLEYHSQMVSDAVKRVIKQGKVRTRDLGGYSTTGDFVHAVVENLRHRPVS from the exons ATGGCGGCCACCCTGAGAGGAGGCTTGGTGACACTGGTCAAG GGCCTGAGCAGCCCGCAGTGGCAGCAGCTGGCCTCTCGACCACTGACTCTATCTGCTAGTCTCTGTGGTCCAGAAGCCCCGCCGGCCCGTGCTGATGCTACCTTCAAGGTCACAATGGTGCCAGGTGATGGAGTGGGACCTGAGCTGATGACTGCTGTAAAGGAAGTGTTTAAG TCTGGAGATATCCCGGTAGAATTTGAGGAGTTCCACCTGAGTGAGGTACAGAACATGGCAAGTGAAGAGAAACTGGAGCAAGTGTTGACTTCTATGAAGAATAACAAAGTGGCTATTAAAG GAAAGATTCACACCCCCATGGAGTTCAAAGGGGAACTAGCTTCATATGAGATGAAACTGAG GCGTAAACTGGACCTGTTTGCTAATGTGGTTCACGTGAACAGTCTGCCGGGCTACAGCACTCGCCACAACAACCTGGATCTGGTCATCATCCGTGAACAGACTGAGGGGGAGTACAGCGCCCTGGAGCATGAG AGTGTTACGGGTGTGATTGAATCACTGAAGATCATCACCAGAAAGAAGTCACGGCGCATCGCCAAGTTTGCCTTTGATTATGCCACCAAAAAGGGGCGGAGCAAGGTCACAGCTGTTCACAAAGCCAATATTAT GAAATTAGGAGATGGCCTCTTTCTGCAGAGCTGTGCTGAAGTGGCACAACTGTaccccaaaataaaatatgagaaCATAATCATTGATAACTGTTGTATGCAG CTAGTCCAGAACCCGTACCAGTTTGATGTGCTGGTGATGCCGAACCTGTATGGTAACATTATCGATAACCTGGCAGCAGGGCTGGTTGGAGGAGCAGGAGTTGTTCCTGGGGAAAGCTACAGTGCAGAGTATGCTGTGTTTGAAACT GGTGCACGCCACCCCTTTGCACAAGCTGTAGGAAGGAACATTGCCAACCCCACAGCCATGCTGCTCAGTGCTGCCAACATGCTCAGGCACCTCAA CTTGGAATATCACTCGCAAATGGTGTCAGATGCTGTCAAGAGGGTCATCAAACAGGGAAAG GTACGGACACGAGATCTTGGAGGGTACTCTACCACTGGCGACTTTGTGCATGCTGTTGTGGAAAACCTGCGTCACCGACCTGTTTCCTAA
- the ptpra gene encoding receptor-type tyrosine-protein phosphatase alpha: protein MSTSLLQGRMGVCPLLLLLGLAFWASAQDHVPITTPPNLTASLNLTAARTSAPTGPPMTLAAVIPLTTAAATTTTTTTSTTSPVDDGDTQPAGPNATLPVLPVPPPPPAAPTDAPQASPSTEPPFLLTSVQGENGTADTSIPDSYGDEDSFREETETSTPPGMEFTSDGSPHDNNPSDDMPIIAVMVALSSLLVIIFIIIVLYMLRFKKYKQAGSHSNSFRLTNGRSDDTELQSVPLLARSPSTNRKYPPLPVEKLEEEMNRRMADDNKLFREEFNALPVCPIQASCDAASKEENKEKNRYVNILPYDHSRVHLSSLEGVPDSDFINASFINGYREKNKFIAAQGPKEETVNDFWRMIWEQNTATIVMVTNLKERKECKCAQYWPDQGCWTYGNIRVSVDDTMVLVDYTIRKFCIQQVGDVSGKKPQRLVTQFHFTSWPDFGVPFTPIGMLKFLKKVKTCNPQYAGPIVVHCSAGVGRTGTFIVIDAMLDMMLAERKVDVFGFVTRIRAQRCQMVQTDMQYVFIFQALLEHYLYGDTELEVTSLESHLAKLYAPSPGAGCSGLEAEFKKLTSIKIQNDKMRTGNLPANMKKNRVLQIIPYEFNRVIIPVKRGEENTDYVNASFIDGYRQKDSYMASQGPLQHTMEDFWRMIWEWRSCSIVMLTELEERGQEKCAQYWPSDGVVVYGDISIELKREEESESYTVRDLLVTNNRENKARAVRQFHFHGWPEVGIPTDGKGMINIIAAVQKQQQQSGNHPITVHCSAGAGRTGTFCALSTVLERVKAEGILDVFQTVKSLRLQRPHMVQTLEQYEFCYKVVQEYIDAFSDYANFK from the exons ATGTCAACTTCGCTTCTTCAG GGCAGAATGGGTGTGTGTcccctgctcctgctgctcGGTTTAGCCTTCTGGGCCTCAGCCCAGGATCATGTCCCCATCACAA ctcctccaaATCTCACTGCCTCCCTTAACTTGACAGCTGCACGCACTTCAGCCCCCACGGGCCCACCCATGACACTTGCAGCAGTCATCCCACTGacgacagcagcagcaacaacaacaacgacaaCCACCTCAACCACAAGCCCAGTTGATGATGGGGACACACAGCCTGCTGGTCCTAATGCCACCCTGCCGGTGTTACCAgtccctccaccaccacctgcaGCTCCAACTGATGCCCCTCAGGCATCACCGAGCACCGAGCCTCCCTTTCTTCTGACTTCAGTGCAGGGAGAGAATGGGACTGCTGATACCTCAATTCCAGACAGTTATGGTGATGAGGATTCAttcagagaggagacagagaccTCCACACCACCTGGGATGGAGTTCACTTCAGACGGCAGCCCACATG ACAACAACCCATCTGATGACATGCCAATCATCGCTGTGATGGTGGCCCTCTCCTCCCTGCTGGTGATCATCTTCATTATCATCGTGCTCTACATGCTCCG GTTTAAGAAGTACAAACAAGCAGGAAGCCATTCCAACTCCTTCAGGCTAACCAATGGGAGATCAGATGATACAG AACTCCAGAGCGTCCCACTATTGGCCCGTTCACCgagcacaaacaggaagtacCCGCCTCTTCCTGTCGAAAAGCTAGAGGAAGAAATGAACCGTCGCATGGCTGATGACAACAAGCTTTTCAGGGAGGAGTTTAAT GCTCTGCCTGTATGCCCGATCCAGGCATCATGTGACGCTGCTTCCAAGGAagagaataaagaaaagaacagaTACGTCAACATCCTGCCAT ATGATCACTCCAGGGTGCATCTCTCATCTCTGGAGGGAGTTCCCGATTCTGACTTCATCAACGCCTCCTTTATAAAT gGTTACCGAGAGAAGAATAAGTTTATTGCAGCTCAGG GGCCAAAAGAAGAAACAGTAAATGACTTCTGGCGGATGATCTGGGAGCAGAACACAGCCACCATTGTCATGGTGACCAAtctgaaggagagaaaagag TGTAAGTGTGCTCAGTACTGGCCGGACCAGGGCTGTTGGACATACGGGAACATCCGAGTATCTGTCGACGACACAATGGTTCTGGTGGACTACACTATACGCAAGTTCTGCATCCAACAG GTGGGGGATGTCTCTGGGAAGAAGCCTCAGAGGCTTGTTACCCAGTTCCACTTTACCAGCTGGCCAGATTTCGGGGTGCCCTTCACTCCAATTGGCATGCTCAAGTTCCTCAAAAAAGTCAAGACCTGCAACCCCCAGTATGCTGGACCTATTGTGGTTCATTGTAG TGCGGGTGTAGGGCGGACAGGTACCTTCATTGTGATTGATGCCATGTTGGACATGATGCTTGCTGAGAGGAAGGTGGACGTGTTTGGCTTCGTCACCAGGATCAGAGCCCAACGCTGTCAGATGGTTCAGACTGAT ATGCAGTACGTGTTCATCTTTCAGGCGTTGTTAGAGCACTACCTGTACGGAGACACAGAGCTGGAGGTGACCTCTCTGGAGTCACACCTGGCCAAACTCTATGCCCCTTCACCTGGTGCTGGCTGCAGTGGTCTGGAGGCTGAATTTAAG AAACTGACATCCATCAAGATTCAGAATGACAAGATGAGAACAGGCAACCTGCCCGCCAACATGAAGAAGAACAGAGTGCTACAGATCATTCCAT ATGAGTTCAACAGAGTGATCATTCCAGTGAAACGCGGAGAGGAGAACACCGACTACGTCAATGCCTCTTTCATTGAT GGCTACCGTCAGAAGGACTCGTACATGGCAAGCCAGGGCCCCCTGCAGCACACTATGGAGGACTTCTGGAGGATGATCTGGGAGTGGAGAAGCTGCTCCATAGTTATGCTCACTgagctggaggagagagggCAG GAAAAGTGTGCTCAGTATTGGCCCAGTGATGGAGTGGTGGTCTATGGGGACATTTCCATTGAGCTtaagagggaggaggaaagtGAGAGCTACACAGTGCGTGACCTCCTGGTCACCAACAACAGG GAGAACAAAGCTCGAGCAGTGCGTCAGTTCCATTTCCATGGCTGGCCAGAGGTGGGCATCCCCACCGATGGAAAAGGCATGATCAACATAATTGCTGCGGtgcagaaacaacaacaacaatctGGCAACCACCCCATCACCGTGCACtgcag